In one window of candidate division WOR-3 bacterium DNA:
- the rpoB gene encoding DNA-directed RNA polymerase subunit beta has translation MLRERIGTKKEILPIPDLLKIQISSFKEFLQEDVEPEKRKDVGLESLLREFFPVEDPGKKFVLEYVGYRVEKPRFTPEECIEKTLTYSAPIYVKFRLRELDIETAKTKKVREEEVFFLDLPLMTQRGTFIVNGIERVIVNQLHRSPGVYFDIDQEEGKYKYIALFVPYRGPWIEFSIDSQKVFGVTILKRRRFPVTRIIRAMGYEKSSDILKLFFGEPELKPIKSIEPELYILAEEIAGPQGELLYDTLDLVTEKVIAGIEALGIQNVKVYNVGTPGLDVIVTTIRHDRAKTRYDALVAIYRLLKYIAPPSLEEAEEFFNETFFSKVRMELGAVGRYKLNARLGLNINENVHELTKEDLIALFKKLLDLYNGNEKPDDIDHLENRRVRRVGELLTNHLRMAFMKLQRNIKEKMLSERDQIMTPRQLINPKIIANLLKSFFTVNRLSQFLDQTNPLAELTHKRRLSALGPGGLTRETAGFEVRDVHPSHYGRLCPIETPEGQNIGLITSLTTYAEVDEYGFIKTPLRKVVKGKVTDEVVFMTPVEEKNYKIAPADIEINEKGEIVQDFVPVRFGGGYPTVRKEEVDFIDVSPRQLVSPSASLIPFLEHDDANRALMGSNMQRQAVPLIEPEAPLVGTGMERKIAYDTGMVLLAKRDGIVLEADAKKIVIKPDKPSKTDPFEEEDLDIYYLTNFKKTNQETILHHRVRVKPGDRVKKGDLLADNAATDMGELSLGRNLLVAFIPWYGYNFEDAIVVSERLVKEDVFTSIHIKELETAVRETKLGPEEITRDIPNISEEALKNLDEYGIIRIGAEVGPDDIVVGKVSPKGEKEYSPEDKLIQAIFEHKAREVKDSSLRVPPGVQGVVVDVVILTRNFDHPLAKKIIRERRQKLEEEFLRKREKVIYSLRDRLSKILLGKRTEISLRNKRGKILLRKGSTFNEDFFRGTKYLDVVFEEGFLGSKKEEKEVIELTRKANEKLEEIQKTYESRKQLVEIGDELPHGVNMLIKIYVAQKRELKVGDKLAGRHGNKGVVAKIAPVEDMPFLDDGSPIDIVLNPLGVPSRMNVGQVLETILGWAAKKKGVYYATPVFEGMTIEEIEKELKEAGLPANGRVKIRDGRTGEFLDQEVTVGYIYMMKLVHMVEDKIHARAVGPYSMITQQPLGGKARFGGQRFGEMEVWALEAYGAAYTLQEILTVKSDDVKGRNRLYQAVIRGEEAPEPSLPVSFDVLLNELRGLCLDVEIEKEKI, from the coding sequence ATGTTAAGAGAAAGAATTGGAACAAAAAAAGAAATTTTACCCATACCGGACCTATTAAAAATTCAAATAAGTTCTTTTAAAGAGTTTCTTCAGGAAGATGTAGAACCAGAAAAAAGAAAAGATGTGGGTTTAGAAAGTCTTTTAAGGGAATTTTTCCCGGTTGAAGATCCAGGTAAAAAATTTGTTCTTGAATATGTAGGATACAGGGTAGAAAAGCCAAGGTTTACTCCTGAAGAGTGTATTGAAAAAACTTTAACATACAGTGCACCTATTTATGTTAAATTTCGTTTAAGAGAACTTGATATAGAAACCGCTAAAACAAAAAAAGTAAGGGAAGAAGAAGTTTTCTTTCTTGATTTGCCTCTAATGACCCAAAGAGGAACTTTTATTGTAAACGGTATTGAAAGAGTTATAGTTAACCAATTGCACAGATCCCCAGGAGTTTATTTTGATATAGATCAGGAAGAGGGAAAATATAAATATATTGCTCTTTTTGTTCCCTATAGAGGCCCATGGATTGAATTCTCAATAGATTCTCAGAAAGTATTTGGGGTTACTATTCTTAAAAGAAGAAGATTTCCAGTTACAAGGATTATAAGAGCAATGGGGTATGAGAAGAGTTCTGATATTTTAAAATTATTCTTTGGCGAACCTGAATTGAAACCTATAAAATCAATTGAACCGGAACTTTATATACTTGCTGAGGAAATAGCAGGCCCACAGGGTGAACTCCTTTATGATACCTTGGATTTAGTTACAGAGAAAGTTATAGCAGGCATTGAGGCATTGGGTATTCAAAATGTAAAGGTTTATAATGTTGGAACACCCGGTCTTGATGTTATCGTGACCACAATAAGACATGATAGAGCTAAAACAAGATATGATGCTCTTGTTGCTATATACAGGTTGCTAAAATATATTGCGCCACCAAGCTTAGAAGAAGCAGAAGAATTTTTTAATGAGACATTCTTTTCAAAAGTTAGAATGGAACTTGGAGCTGTTGGAAGATATAAACTCAATGCAAGACTTGGACTGAACATTAATGAGAATGTTCACGAATTAACCAAAGAGGATTTAATAGCTCTTTTCAAAAAACTTCTTGATTTATATAATGGAAATGAAAAGCCTGATGATATAGATCACCTTGAAAATAGAAGAGTAAGAAGGGTTGGTGAGCTTCTTACAAATCATCTAAGGATGGCCTTTATGAAACTTCAGAGGAACATAAAGGAAAAAATGCTTTCAGAGAGAGATCAGATTATGACACCAAGACAGCTCATTAATCCCAAGATTATTGCAAATCTTTTAAAGTCCTTTTTTACAGTTAATAGATTATCCCAGTTTCTTGACCAGACAAACCCTCTGGCTGAGTTAACTCACAAAAGAAGACTTTCAGCTTTAGGTCCAGGAGGTTTAACAAGGGAAACAGCAGGTTTTGAGGTTAGAGATGTTCATCCAAGCCATTATGGAAGACTCTGTCCAATTGAAACTCCTGAAGGTCAGAATATAGGTCTTATTACTTCTTTAACAACCTATGCTGAAGTTGATGAATACGGTTTCATAAAAACCCCTTTAAGAAAAGTTGTAAAGGGTAAAGTAACAGACGAAGTTGTATTTATGACACCTGTTGAAGAAAAGAATTATAAAATAGCACCTGCGGATATAGAAATTAACGAGAAAGGTGAAATTGTTCAGGATTTTGTTCCTGTAAGATTTGGAGGAGGTTATCCTACTGTTAGAAAAGAAGAAGTAGATTTTATTGATGTTTCGCCAAGACAGCTTGTTTCTCCTTCGGCTTCTCTAATTCCCTTCCTGGAACATGACGATGCTAATAGAGCTCTTATGGGTTCAAACATGCAAAGACAGGCTGTTCCACTTATTGAACCCGAAGCCCCATTAGTAGGAACAGGTATGGAAAGAAAGATAGCATATGATACGGGAATGGTACTTCTTGCAAAAAGGGATGGTATTGTTCTTGAGGCTGATGCTAAAAAAATTGTTATAAAACCGGATAAGCCTTCAAAAACAGATCCCTTTGAGGAAGAGGACCTTGACATATATTATTTGACAAACTTTAAAAAAACAAATCAGGAAACAATTTTACATCATAGAGTAAGGGTTAAGCCTGGAGATAGAGTTAAAAAAGGAGATTTACTTGCAGATAACGCAGCTACAGATATGGGAGAGTTATCTCTTGGAAGAAACTTACTTGTCGCTTTTATTCCCTGGTATGGTTATAATTTTGAGGATGCCATTGTGGTTTCTGAAAGGCTTGTTAAAGAAGATGTATTCACCTCAATACATATAAAGGAGCTTGAAACAGCTGTTAGAGAGACAAAATTGGGACCAGAAGAAATAACAAGGGATATTCCAAATATAAGTGAGGAAGCTTTAAAGAATCTTGATGAATATGGAATTATTAGAATTGGAGCAGAAGTCGGACCAGATGATATTGTTGTAGGAAAAGTTTCACCAAAGGGTGAAAAGGAATATTCCCCTGAAGATAAATTAATTCAAGCAATTTTTGAACATAAGGCAAGAGAGGTTAAAGATTCATCTTTAAGAGTACCGCCTGGAGTTCAGGGTGTTGTGGTTGATGTAGTAATTTTAACAAGAAATTTTGATCATCCTCTTGCTAAAAAGATAATAAGAGAAAGAAGGCAAAAGCTGGAAGAGGAATTTTTGAGAAAAAGGGAAAAGGTAATATATTCACTTAGAGACAGGCTCTCTAAAATTTTGCTTGGTAAGAGAACAGAAATTTCACTTAGAAATAAAAGAGGTAAAATTCTTTTAAGAAAGGGTAGCACATTTAATGAAGATTTCTTCAGAGGAACTAAATACCTCGATGTAGTTTTTGAAGAAGGATTTTTAGGGAGTAAAAAGGAAGAGAAAGAAGTTATAGAACTTACAAGGAAAGCAAATGAAAAACTTGAAGAAATACAAAAAACATATGAATCAAGAAAGCAACTTGTTGAAATTGGTGATGAACTTCCTCATGGTGTTAATATGCTGATTAAAATCTATGTTGCCCAAAAAAGAGAATTGAAAGTAGGTGATAAACTTGCAGGAAGACACGGAAATAAAGGAGTTGTTGCTAAGATTGCTCCTGTTGAAGATATGCCATTCCTTGATGATGGGTCGCCTATTGATATTGTGTTAAACCCGCTTGGTGTTCCTTCAAGAATGAATGTTGGGCAAGTTCTTGAAACAATACTTGGTTGGGCAGCGAAGAAAAAGGGAGTGTATTATGCCACTCCGGTTTTTGAAGGTATGACTATTGAAGAAATAGAAAAAGAATTAAAGGAAGCTGGTTTGCCAGCAAATGGAAGAGTAAAAATCAGAGATGGGAGAACTGGTGAATTTCTTGATCAAGAAGTTACTGTTGGTTACATTTACATGATGAAGCTTGTTCATATGGTTGAAGATAAGATTCACGCAAGAGCTGTAGGACCTTACTCAATGATAACACAACAACCCTTAGGTGGAAAAGCAAGATTTGGGGGTCAGAGATTTGGAGAAATGGAAGTTTGGGCACTTGAAGCATATGGAGCAGCTTATACACTTCAAGAAATTTTAACAGTTAAGTCTGATGATGTTAAAGGGAGAAATAGATTGTATCAAGCAGTTATAAGAGGAGAAGAAGCACCTGAGCCCTCTTTACCTGTTTCTTTTGATGTATTGTTGAATGAATTAAGAGGGCTATGTTTAGATGTAGAAATTGAAAAAGAAAAAATTTAG
- the rplL gene encoding 50S ribosomal protein L7/L12, with amino-acid sequence MAQKLTLEEIIGGIENLTVLELAELIKKLEEKFGVSAQAPVFAAAPGAVPGAVSAEVKEEKTEYTVILQDAGAEKIKVLREVRAITGLGLKEAKELIDSVPKPIKEGVSKEEAEEIKKKLEALGAKVELK; translated from the coding sequence ATGGCACAAAAATTAACCTTGGAAGAGATAATAGGTGGAATAGAAAACTTAACAGTACTGGAACTTGCGGAGTTAATCAAGAAACTTGAAGAAAAATTTGGAGTGTCTGCACAGGCTCCTGTTTTTGCAGCAGCTCCTGGTGCTGTTCCTGGTGCAGTTTCTGCTGAAGTAAAGGAAGAAAAAACTGAATATACTGTGATTCTCCAAGATGCTGGAGCTGAAAAAATAAAGGTTTTAAGGGAAGTAAGAGCAATAACAGGCTTAGGACTTAAAGAGGCTAAAGAATTGATTGATTCTGTTCCAAAACCTATCAAAGAAGGTGTATCAAAGGAAGAGGCTGAAGAAATAAAGAAAAAACTTGAAGCCCTTGGTGCTAAAGTGGAGTTAAAATAA
- the rplJ gene encoding 50S ribosomal protein L10 — MPSAQKIKAVENYTKILENVKAMYVVDFTGFNVAELNELRKKIREEKGLLKVGKNTLFKIALNNLKIEGLEKFLTGVSALLLAYDDPVSPLKVFYEYSKEKEKGKIKGGYIEGRIISEEDVNILAKLPPKNVLIQNLISRIGGPLYGFLFVLNGLLRNLLYVLVEIKNKKEGSNP, encoded by the coding sequence ATGCCCTCGGCACAAAAAATTAAAGCTGTTGAGAATTATACAAAAATTTTGGAAAATGTTAAGGCTATGTATGTGGTTGATTTTACAGGTTTTAATGTGGCTGAACTCAACGAATTAAGGAAAAAAATAAGAGAGGAAAAAGGACTTTTAAAAGTTGGTAAAAATACTCTATTTAAAATAGCGCTAAATAACTTGAAAATAGAAGGTCTTGAAAAGTTTCTTACTGGTGTTTCTGCTCTACTTTTAGCTTATGATGATCCCGTTTCTCCTTTGAAGGTTTTTTATGAATATTCAAAAGAAAAGGAAAAAGGAAAAATTAAAGGCGGTTATATAGAAGGTAGAATAATATCCGAGGAGGATGTAAACATACTTGCAAAATTACCTCCCAAGAATGTATTAATACAAAATTTAATTTCAAGAATAGGGGGTCCTCTTTATGGATTTTTATTTGTTTTAAATGGACTTTTAAGAAATCTTTTATATGTTTTAGTTGAAATTAAAAACAAAAAAGAGGGTTCTAATCCCTGA
- the rplA gene encoding 50S ribosomal protein L1: MPKHSKRFLALLEKVDRNKYYKPEEAIPLLKELATAKFPETVECAIKLNVDPRKADQMVRGTCLLPYGTGKKVKVLVLTPGEGEKEALDAGADYVGFKEYIDKINQGWLDFDVVVTTPEAMKEVSKLGKILGPRGLMPSPKTGTVTKDIGRVVKELKKGRIEFKVDKTGNIHAPIGKVTFSESELIENFYAFLNEVLNARPSGVKGNYIEKITLSTTMGPGLKIDLNYAIEEARRRKT, encoded by the coding sequence ATGCCAAAACATAGTAAAAGATTTTTGGCTTTACTTGAAAAAGTAGATAGAAATAAATATTATAAACCTGAAGAGGCTATACCTCTTTTAAAAGAACTTGCGACAGCTAAATTTCCTGAAACAGTTGAATGTGCCATCAAATTAAATGTTGATCCAAGAAAAGCTGACCAGATGGTTAGAGGAACATGTCTTTTGCCTTATGGAACTGGTAAAAAGGTTAAAGTTTTAGTTTTAACTCCTGGTGAGGGAGAAAAAGAAGCTCTTGATGCAGGAGCTGATTATGTTGGATTTAAAGAATATATTGACAAAATAAATCAAGGGTGGCTTGATTTTGATGTTGTTGTTACAACACCTGAAGCCATGAAAGAGGTTTCAAAACTGGGTAAAATTTTGGGTCCAAGGGGCTTAATGCCCTCACCTAAGACAGGGACTGTTACAAAGGATATTGGAAGAGTTGTAAAAGAACTTAAAAAGGGAAGAATAGAATTTAAAGTTGATAAAACAGGTAATATTCATGCTCCAATTGGTAAAGTAACTTTCTCTGAATCAGAGTTAATTGAAAATTTTTATGCTTTTTTGAATGAAGTTTTAAATGCAAGACCGTCTGGTGTAAAGGGGAATTATATTGAGAAAATTACCCTTTCAACAACCATGGGTCCTGGTTTAAAAATAGATTTAAATTACGCAATTGAAGAAGCAAGAAGGAGGAAAACATAA
- the rplK gene encoding 50S ribosomal protein L11, producing the protein MKGKKEIITQIKLQIPAGQANPAPPIGPALGQHGVNIMEFCKRFNEATKKMEAGLIIPVLITVYKDRSFDFVLKTPPASVLLKKKAQIVKGSGEPNKVKVGRVTKKDIEEIAKMKMNDLNATTLEAAMRIIEGTAKSMGIEVIES; encoded by the coding sequence ATGAAAGGAAAAAAAGAAATTATTACCCAGATAAAATTACAAATACCTGCGGGGCAGGCTAACCCTGCTCCTCCCATAGGTCCTGCCCTTGGACAGCACGGGGTTAATATAATGGAATTCTGTAAAAGGTTTAATGAAGCTACAAAAAAGATGGAAGCTGGTCTTATTATTCCTGTTCTTATTACTGTTTATAAGGATAGATCTTTTGATTTTGTTTTAAAAACACCTCCAGCTTCTGTGTTGTTAAAAAAGAAAGCTCAAATAGTAAAGGGTTCTGGTGAGCCCAATAAGGTTAAAGTAGGTAGGGTCACAAAAAAGGATATTGAGGAAATTGCTAAAATGAAGATGAATGATTTAAATGCAACTACCTTGGAAGCAGCTATGAGGATTATTGAAGGAACAGCAAAAAGTATGGGAATTGAAGTTATAGAATCTTAA
- a CDS encoding transcription termination/antitermination NusG family protein has protein sequence MKDLKEETQWIVFWTLSGRENKVKKILENFIEEKNLKDKIKQVLVPTETKIRILKDGRRVPHQKPLFAGYVLVEIKKDAREVITMLQNYAGLRPLLARDPTKDIPILKREEVEKLLLTIKEEQERRKAESPFLPGDKVRILAGPFENFTGIVDKVFPDKGKLNVVVTIFGRATMVSDLDFDMVERVR, from the coding sequence ATGAAAGATTTAAAAGAAGAAACTCAGTGGATAGTTTTCTGGACACTGTCAGGAAGAGAGAACAAAGTAAAAAAAATCCTTGAGAATTTTATTGAAGAAAAGAATTTGAAAGATAAAATAAAACAGGTTCTTGTTCCTACAGAGACAAAAATTAGAATTTTAAAGGACGGAAGAAGAGTACCGCACCAGAAGCCCCTTTTTGCTGGATATGTGCTTGTTGAAATAAAAAAGGATGCAAGGGAAGTTATTACAATGCTTCAAAATTATGCGGGTTTAAGGCCATTACTGGCGAGAGACCCTACAAAAGATATTCCAATTCTTAAAAGAGAGGAAGTTGAAAAACTTCTTTTAACAATAAAAGAGGAGCAGGAAAGAAGAAAGGCAGAAAGTCCTTTTTTACCAGGAGATAAAGTTAGAATTCTTGCCGGACCTTTTGAAAATTTCACTGGTATTGTTGATAAAGTATTCCCTGATAAAGGAAAATTAAATGTAGTTGTAACAATTTTTGGAAGAGCAACAATGGTCTCTGACCTTGATTTTGATATGGTTGAAAGAGTGAGGTAA
- the secE gene encoding preprotein translocase subunit SecE: MNPVLKFINFLREVKVEMDRMAWPERKLVMSATIGVIIFSIIVSIFIFLLDFIFSRLIGLILK, encoded by the coding sequence ATGAATCCAGTTTTAAAATTTATAAATTTTTTGCGTGAGGTAAAGGTGGAAATGGATAGAATGGCATGGCCTGAAAGAAAGCTCGTTATGAGTGCTACTATAGGTGTAATTATATTTTCGATTATTGTATCTATCTTTATTTTTTTGCTTGACTTTATTTTTTCAAGATTAATTGGTTTAATACTAAAATGA
- the rpmG gene encoding 50S ribosomal protein L33, with translation MRELFFLACSVCKRRNYRITKSKDKKMVKMETKKYCKWCKKHTVHKETKIK, from the coding sequence ATGAGGGAATTGTTTTTTTTAGCCTGTTCGGTTTGTAAAAGAAGGAATTATAGAATTACAAAATCAAAGGATAAAAAGATGGTAAAAATGGAAACAAAGAAATACTGTAAATGGTGTAAAAAGCATACAGTGCATAAGGAAACTAAAATTAAGTAA
- a CDS encoding GxxExxY protein, which produces MEELKRKIGELAEKVYKKVGPFGFIKDTEYETALAYEFRKKGLKYLKQLQVNIKYEDQILKGGKIDS; this is translated from the coding sequence ATGGAAGAATTAAAGAGAAAAATAGGGGAATTGGCTGAAAAGGTTTATAAAAAAGTTGGTCCATTTGGATTTATTAAAGATACGGAATATGAAACTGCTCTTGCCTATGAATTCAGAAAAAAGGGGTTAAAATATCTTAAGCAACTTCAGGTAAACATAAAGTATGAGGATCAAATTTTAAAAGGTGGAAAAATTGATTCATAG
- a CDS encoding MvaI/BcnI family restriction endonuclease, with protein sequence MSLNSFEDLKKRLVEIKEMGFIKTHRVGETGIGKTLEDLLGINENNVPGPNALGWIELKTFRKDAKSMITLFTLAPSPPKINSILLEKYGYTSLRGDRKILHTTVNGLNFNTIKGNLGFKIDVEKDKINLVHFKDGVIAYWEEERLKDAFERKIKNLLLIKAETRGEGKNEEFGFNEGYLLSEFSFKSFKKLIKEGIILIDIRIGQYCDGRTHDHGTGFRILPDKLDLCYQNRVKIL encoded by the coding sequence ATGAGTTTAAATTCTTTTGAGGATTTAAAAAAGAGATTAGTTGAAATAAAAGAGATGGGATTTATAAAAACTCATAGAGTTGGAGAAACTGGCATTGGAAAAACTCTTGAAGATTTATTAGGAATAAATGAAAATAATGTTCCAGGTCCAAATGCTTTGGGGTGGATAGAATTAAAAACATTTAGAAAAGATGCAAAAAGTATGATAACTTTGTTTACTCTTGCTCCTTCTCCACCTAAAATAAATTCAATTTTACTTGAAAAATATGGATATACATCACTAAGAGGAGATAGAAAAATACTTCATACAACAGTCAATGGATTGAATTTTAATACAATTAAAGGGAATTTAGGATTCAAAATTGACGTTGAAAAAGATAAAATAAATTTAGTTCATTTTAAGGACGGTGTAATTGCGTATTGGGAAGAAGAAAGATTAAAAGATGCTTTTGAAAGAAAAATAAAAAATTTATTACTTATTAAAGCGGAAACAAGAGGTGAAGGTAAAAATGAAGAATTTGGGTTTAATGAAGGATATTTATTAAGCGAATTTAGCTTCAAAAGTTTTAAAAAACTTATAAAAGAAGGGATTATTTTAATTGACATAAGAATTGGGCAATATTGTGACGGCAGAACTCATGACCATGGAACCGGATTTAGAATACTTCCCGATAAGTTAGACTTATGTTATCAAAATAGAGTAAAAATTTTATAA
- a CDS encoding DNA methyltransferase — MKKVNEPALHYEAKNYIEISYKKTCDCPDSYLSCISPKEWVKGQVAIWEFYYEKRDIRDKDIHPAVFPIALPKKCIELLTHKGELVLDPFVGIGTTLIAAKDTGRNAVGFDLNPKYIEFAKKRLEEVPEIFENKTKQIAICDDALNIPKYLKENTVSLIVTSPPYATLLLRERKNKSLRCDLRKNKYYKKIQQYSFNPRDLGTMPPKEFAKALAEIFKGILPILRPKRHCIINLNDLWENNKRYATHCYVIEEMEKVGYELRNIIIWDKRNLVNLVGIYGYPSNYITLSTTFEYLLDFWRPK, encoded by the coding sequence ATGAAAAAAGTTAACGAACCAGCTCTCCACTATGAAGCTAAAAATTATATTGAAATTTCTTATAAAAAAACTTGCGATTGTCCAGATTCTTATTTAAGTTGCATATCCCCAAAAGAGTGGGTTAAAGGACAAGTTGCCATATGGGAATTCTATTATGAGAAAAGGGATATTAGAGATAAAGATATACATCCAGCGGTTTTCCCTATAGCATTGCCTAAGAAATGTATAGAGCTTTTGACTCATAAAGGAGAATTGGTTTTGGATCCATTTGTTGGAATTGGGACTACTTTAATTGCTGCGAAAGATACTGGAAGAAATGCAGTTGGTTTTGATTTAAATCCTAAGTATATAGAATTTGCAAAAAAAAGATTAGAAGAAGTACCTGAAATTTTTGAAAATAAAACAAAGCAGATTGCAATTTGTGATGATGCTTTAAACATTCCTAAATATTTAAAAGAAAATACAGTTTCTCTAATCGTAACTTCACCTCCATATGCAACCTTACTTTTAAGAGAAAGAAAAAATAAAAGTCTAAGATGTGATTTGAGAAAAAATAAATATTACAAAAAAATTCAGCAATATTCCTTTAATCCGAGAGATCTTGGAACTATGCCACCAAAAGAGTTTGCAAAAGCACTTGCAGAAATTTTTAAAGGAATTTTGCCAATTTTAAGACCTAAAAGGCATTGTATAATAAATTTAAATGATCTTTGGGAAAATAATAAAAGATATGCTACTCATTGTTATGTTATTGAGGAAATGGAAAAAGTTGGCTATGAATTAAGAAATATTATAATTTGGGATAAAAGAAATCTTGTCAATCTGGTTGGAATTTATGGTTATCCAAGTAATTATATAACTTTAAGTACTACTTTTGAATATTTACTTGACTTTTGGAGACCTAAATGA
- a CDS encoding DUF167 domain-containing protein, which yields MMIIRVKVFTESKRDEIFKISENSFEIKVREKPIKGEANKKVIKILSDYFKVPESKIRIIKGFKERNKIFEIKI from the coding sequence ATGATGATTATTAGAGTAAAAGTTTTTACTGAATCAAAAAGGGATGAAATTTTTAAAATTTCTGAAAATTCTTTTGAGATAAAGGTAAGGGAAAAACCTATAAAGGGTGAAGCAAATAAAAAAGTAATTAAGATTCTTTCAGATTACTTTAAAGTTCCTGAATCAAAAATAAGAATTATAAAGGGGTTTAAAGAAAGGAATAAGATCTTTGAAATTAAAATATGA
- a CDS encoding TIGR00725 family protein yields MQKLIGVIGGSTCTKEIYEIAYEVGKNIAKSGNILICGGLSGVMEAACKGAYEAGGLTIGILPGDSKEESNKWVKIPITTGMGMARNIIIVKSSDGIIAIDGEYGTLMELAICSKLNKPLVKIKVPFKIEAGIEENNPEKAVELLLKLLK; encoded by the coding sequence ATGCAAAAATTAATTGGTGTAATAGGTGGTTCAACCTGCACAAAAGAAATTTACGAGATTGCCTATGAAGTTGGTAAAAACATTGCTAAAAGTGGTAACATCTTAATCTGTGGAGGATTAAGTGGTGTTATGGAAGCAGCCTGTAAAGGTGCCTATGAGGCTGGTGGACTCACAATAGGTATATTACCAGGTGATTCAAAAGAAGAAAGCAATAAATGGGTTAAAATACCTATAACTACTGGAATGGGAATGGCAAGAAATATAATAATAGTTAAATCCTCTGACGGAATTATTGCTATTGATGGTGAATATGGAACACTCATGGAACTTGCAATTTGCAGTAAATTGAATAAACCCTTGGTAAAAATTAAAGTTCCTTTTAAAATTGAAGCAGGTATTGAAGAAAATAATCCTGAAAAGGCTGTTGAACTTTTATTAAAACTTTTAAAATGA